In Aciduliprofundum sp. MAR08-339, a single window of DNA contains:
- a CDS encoding RPA family protein, whose protein sequence is MREPAWRVFAAEYNSSKHYIKATEPKMPSYVITPIGAKISRLFVVGVLTEVRVITEEVIKARIADQTGAFYMLAGKFNPEARQILETVKVPQFIAVVGKVNVYNPREDLMYVSVVPERVKIVNEILRDYWVFDTARRLKIRIDAMGEALRMDEPSVDKLTSLGFSRKISEGVVLAIRYYQKINVERYMDMLKDALKHLLPEYRAMGYELPTVEEEEEQEEVGELEEEILNLIEQLDQDGKGASYEALLEKSGISEEKLDEVLLSLQEKGEIYEPYLGKFKRI, encoded by the coding sequence ATGCGTGAGCCTGCTTGGAGAGTATTTGCTGCAGAGTACAACTCTTCAAAACACTATATAAAGGCCACTGAACCCAAGATGCCCAGTTACGTGATAACCCCTATTGGAGCGAAAATAAGCCGACTGTTCGTGGTGGGAGTGCTCACAGAGGTTCGGGTTATTACTGAAGAGGTGATAAAGGCCCGCATAGCAGATCAGACGGGAGCATTCTACATGCTTGCCGGAAAGTTCAATCCTGAGGCAAGACAGATTCTTGAAACAGTCAAAGTGCCGCAATTCATTGCAGTTGTTGGAAAGGTTAATGTGTACAATCCAAGGGAAGACCTTATGTACGTTTCCGTTGTGCCGGAAAGGGTAAAAATAGTAAATGAGATTCTGCGCGATTACTGGGTATTTGACACTGCAAGAAGATTGAAAATCAGAATTGATGCCATGGGTGAAGCTCTTCGCATGGATGAACCCTCCGTGGACAAGCTGACGTCTCTCGGATTCTCCAGGAAGATCTCAGAGGGGGTGGTTCTTGCAATTCGGTACTACCAGAAGATCAATGTTGAGCGGTATATGGATATGCTAAAGGATGCCCTCAAACATCTCCTCCCAGAGTACAGAGCCATGGGCTATGAACTGCCAACAGTTGAGGAAGAGGAGGAACAAGAAGAGGTTGGCGAACTGGAGGAGGAGATATTGAACCTAATTGAGCAACTGGATCAGGATGGAAAGGGTGCCTCCTACGAGGCCCTGTTGGAGAAATCTGGGATATCCGAGGAGAAACTTGACGAGGTTCTGCTCTCCCTTCAGGAAAAGGGGGAGATCTACGAACCCTATCTGGGAAAATTCAAGAGAATATAA
- a CDS encoding DUF401 family protein, whose translation MTPSEGFLLILVAILIIIVLPRFKVHIAIAIMIGALFLLFALGAQWDKVLLALLNWHNFWRIIVIVFLSLLIVALMEKVGYLNMMVNAVKSLASSLGSSMVSISSFIGLLPMPGGAYVSARLVDSLAKEMSLNPLEATSLNYWFRHLWEYWWPLYTGVIVASAIFNVTIPDFVIHMFFLTILAVTGGYLFIYYPIMKKKNIKKKRVEKDRGREFGKLLYSAWPILVVMLLTLVGIPVPTKGGLEIQRVDLFYSLLVVDLTLIGILIYRGRKKDAIYGLKFALKPTFLGVTFAALFMKIAVLQTNSMYYTYEFFNLYHIPAFVVIIVLPYLAGLMTGVTVAYVAATFPLLLPFIGTPPSFAAIALAYASGYAGHLTSPVHLCLVLSAQHFKADVYKVIKRVSPAVIFVVAITLLIYFLA comes from the coding sequence ATGACTCCCTCCGAGGGCTTCCTGCTGATACTGGTAGCCATACTGATAATCATCGTACTTCCCAGATTCAAAGTTCACATAGCCATTGCAATAATGATAGGTGCACTGTTTCTCCTATTCGCCCTCGGTGCACAGTGGGATAAGGTGCTACTTGCACTTCTGAACTGGCATAATTTCTGGAGAATAATTGTCATAGTGTTTCTTTCACTGCTCATCGTTGCACTTATGGAAAAAGTGGGGTACCTGAATATGATGGTAAACGCAGTTAAATCCCTGGCTTCCTCACTGGGATCCTCCATGGTCTCAATATCCTCCTTTATAGGACTACTTCCAATGCCCGGAGGTGCCTATGTCTCCGCGCGCCTCGTTGATTCACTTGCCAAGGAGATGTCCTTGAATCCCCTGGAAGCCACTTCCCTAAACTACTGGTTTCGGCACCTATGGGAATACTGGTGGCCCCTATATACGGGAGTAATTGTTGCCTCTGCAATATTCAATGTGACTATTCCCGATTTTGTTATCCACATGTTCTTCCTCACCATACTCGCAGTCACCGGTGGATACCTGTTCATATATTACCCCATAATGAAAAAGAAGAACATAAAGAAGAAGAGAGTTGAAAAGGATCGCGGAAGGGAATTCGGAAAATTGCTGTACTCTGCCTGGCCCATACTGGTGGTAATGCTCTTGACACTGGTTGGAATTCCTGTGCCCACAAAAGGAGGATTGGAGATCCAGAGGGTAGATCTTTTTTACTCACTTCTTGTGGTTGATCTAACGCTCATAGGAATTCTGATTTACAGGGGAAGAAAAAAAGATGCCATATACGGGTTGAAATTCGCCTTGAAGCCGACATTCCTTGGTGTTACCTTTGCAGCACTTTTCATGAAAATAGCAGTGCTGCAGACCAATTCAATGTACTACACCTATGAGTTCTTCAACCTTTACCACATACCGGCATTTGTTGTGATAATCGTACTCCCATACCTAGCAGGACTTATGACCGGTGTAACCGTGGCTTACGTGGCTGCAACATTTCCTCTGCTTTTGCCCTTTATAGGTACCCCTCCAAGTTTTGCAGCCATAGCACTTGCCTATGCATCCGGGTACGCCGGACATCTGACCTCTCCCGTGCACCTTTGTCTGGTTCTATCCGCCCAGCACTTCAAGGCTGATGTGTACAAGGTAATAAAAAGAGTAAGCCCTGCAGTGATATTTGTGGTCGCCATAACCCTTCTAATCTATTTCTTGGCCTAA
- a CDS encoding ArsR family transcriptional regulator, whose amino-acid sequence MSSIDELLNAIENQTRREILKRLAEGRQYALQLAKELRVSQQAIVKHLEILERSNIIRRAGTEKSEMGPPRKLYEVHRGFSIVIDVAPGIFEIREYPIEEDSESIQVEDFGKMLEEIERELRDIERRRVELIKMKERILREMM is encoded by the coding sequence ATGAGCAGCATAGACGAACTTCTGAATGCGATCGAGAATCAGACAAGGAGGGAGATACTCAAGAGGCTGGCTGAAGGGCGCCAGTATGCCCTTCAGCTGGCCAAGGAGTTGAGAGTGTCCCAGCAGGCCATAGTCAAACATCTTGAGATTCTGGAGAGATCAAACATAATAAGAAGGGCAGGTACAGAAAAAAGCGAAATGGGTCCTCCAAGAAAGCTCTATGAGGTTCACAGGGGTTTTTCCATAGTCATAGATGTGGCTCCGGGAATTTTTGAAATACGTGAATATCCCATAGAGGAAGATTCTGAGAGCATACAAGTTGAAGATTTCGGCAAGATGCTGGAGGAGATTGAGAGGGAGTTGCGCGATATTGAAAGGAGAAGAGTTGAACTCATAAAGATGAAGGAGAGAATCCTCAGGGAAATGATGTGA
- a CDS encoding ABC transporter ATP-binding protein produces MVYLNVSNVSKTYGSYMVLRRVNLNVDRGYIVMIKGQSGVGKTTLLNIISGLEIPDEGSVKIENIEITKLSENERAKFRLQRIGIIFQSTNLIDDLTVMENVALPLKLAGKRWKERVEDLLEYFGIKEKMHSFPSSLSGGEMQRVAIARALANDPELLIADEPTSNLDDENTENIVELMKKINKELGVTIILATHDPRLEKLNARKYIMKEGSLYEG; encoded by the coding sequence GTGGTGTATCTGAACGTATCAAACGTATCAAAAACATATGGGAGTTATATGGTTCTCAGAAGGGTGAATTTAAACGTTGATAGGGGATATATTGTGATGATAAAAGGACAGTCAGGTGTTGGAAAAACCACTCTGCTCAATATAATTTCAGGTCTGGAAATTCCCGATGAAGGAAGTGTAAAGATAGAAAACATTGAAATAACAAAATTAAGTGAGAATGAGCGGGCAAAATTCAGGCTTCAAAGGATAGGAATAATCTTTCAGTCCACAAATTTGATAGATGATCTAACGGTAATGGAGAACGTAGCACTTCCTCTAAAACTGGCCGGTAAGAGATGGAAAGAGCGAGTGGAAGATTTGTTGGAATATTTCGGCATAAAGGAAAAAATGCATTCCTTTCCCTCATCTTTGAGTGGGGGAGAGATGCAGCGTGTGGCCATTGCAAGGGCTCTTGCCAATGATCCTGAACTGTTGATAGCTGATGAACCCACATCAAATCTGGACGATGAAAACACGGAAAACATTGTGGAACTTATGAAAAAAATAAATAAGGAATTGGGGGTCACAATAATACTGGCTACCCACGATCCCAGATTGGAGAAACTGAATGCAAGGAAATACATTATGAAAGAGGGAAGTCTGTATGAAGGATAA
- a CDS encoding Single-stranded DNA binding protein codes for MEDFEKHVDDIYRVLGGKVDKDVIARELRNWITNFKVPMTEAKRSIVSKLGGDPTKLINNEKKISDLGPNDARVDIKLKVITINSREYQLDGMARKMYYGIVGDETGTIPFTAWRLDVELRKGDCIQVKNAYTREWQGKTQLVFGNNTIITLLPPNSVDVKTSITPAKIVELHPRMGFVQVVGKILDVTEREVMVDGVPRKVYEGIIGDDTGEIPFSAWDIKVNKGDVLKISGAYVRTFRGMPQLVFDPRSTIERVNLNIEIKEIPVTLESLEGKGGFNVLVEGVIIDVKRGSGLIYRCPECGRVLNSTICPVHGKVTPKPDLRIKAVLDDGTGGAICLFNREQTERILGIGMDKAISLVQENLGNPAVIREMIEEKLIAVPMRLRGNVISKEKYGLTMLVHDFEFINIEDIAKDAENMLEELGW; via the coding sequence ATGGAAGATTTTGAAAAGCACGTGGATGATATTTACAGGGTGCTTGGGGGAAAAGTGGATAAGGATGTAATTGCCAGAGAACTGCGAAACTGGATCACAAATTTCAAGGTGCCAATGACCGAAGCGAAGAGGAGTATAGTTTCAAAGCTGGGGGGAGATCCCACAAAACTCATAAACAACGAGAAAAAGATCTCAGATCTAGGTCCAAACGATGCAAGGGTGGATATTAAATTGAAGGTCATAACAATCAATTCAAGAGAGTATCAGCTTGACGGTATGGCGAGAAAGATGTACTATGGTATTGTGGGTGATGAAACGGGTACAATACCTTTTACGGCATGGCGTCTCGATGTTGAGTTGAGAAAGGGTGATTGCATACAGGTTAAAAACGCGTATACGAGAGAGTGGCAGGGTAAAACGCAACTCGTATTTGGAAACAATACGATCATCACTCTCCTTCCACCAAACTCGGTTGATGTAAAGACCTCAATAACTCCTGCAAAGATAGTGGAACTGCATCCGAGGATGGGATTTGTTCAGGTTGTCGGTAAAATTTTGGATGTTACCGAGAGAGAGGTCATGGTTGATGGTGTGCCCAGAAAGGTTTACGAGGGTATAATTGGTGACGATACGGGTGAAATACCATTCAGTGCTTGGGACATAAAGGTAAATAAGGGTGATGTACTTAAAATAAGTGGTGCCTACGTACGTACTTTCAGAGGTATGCCCCAACTCGTATTTGATCCTCGTTCTACAATTGAAAGGGTAAATCTGAATATAGAGATAAAAGAGATTCCAGTGACCCTTGAGAGCCTAGAAGGCAAGGGTGGATTTAACGTGCTTGTTGAGGGCGTTATCATAGATGTGAAGCGTGGAAGTGGACTCATATACCGCTGTCCGGAATGTGGAAGAGTTTTGAATTCTACCATATGTCCCGTGCACGGGAAGGTTACGCCCAAACCTGATTTGAGGATAAAAGCCGTTCTTGATGACGGAACTGGTGGTGCAATCTGTCTCTTCAACAGAGAGCAAACGGAAAGAATACTTGGAATAGGCATGGACAAGGCCATTTCCTTGGTTCAGGAAAATCTTGGAAATCCCGCAGTTATAAGGGAGATGATTGAGGAGAAACTCATAGCGGTGCCAATGCGTCTAAGAGGCAATGTTATATCAAAGGAAAAATATGGACTAACAATGCTCGTGCACGATTTTGAGTTTATAAACATAGAAGACATAGCAAAGGATGCGGAGAACATGCTTGAGGAGTTGGGGTGGTAA
- a CDS encoding RDD family protein has protein sequence MEYDSALRNLWARRIAAGFVDFVITLAIAYALGYFFKWNMGTVIFIWQGIIWFIYSVIFDAINGKTPGKYIFKLKAVSFIGSLDIWKAIGRNATKLNWIIYIADIIAGLSTEGEPRQRYSERILDCLVISDFRFREERKTKTFRVEEEKEEFELPE, from the coding sequence ATGGAGTACGATTCTGCACTTCGAAATCTATGGGCAAGGAGAATCGCTGCGGGTTTTGTGGATTTCGTCATAACCCTTGCAATTGCCTATGCGCTCGGTTACTTTTTCAAATGGAACATGGGCACAGTAATTTTCATATGGCAGGGCATAATATGGTTCATTTACTCTGTGATTTTTGATGCCATCAACGGAAAAACCCCTGGAAAGTACATATTCAAACTCAAGGCTGTATCATTCATAGGCTCGTTGGACATATGGAAGGCCATAGGGAGAAATGCAACGAAATTGAACTGGATAATATACATTGCGGATATCATTGCTGGATTGAGCACCGAGGGAGAGCCAAGGCAGAGATATTCGGAGCGAATTTTGGATTGCCTCGTAATCTCCGATTTCAGGTTCAGAGAGGAGAGAAAAACAAAGACATTCAGAGTAGAGGAGGAAAAAGAGGAGTTTGAACTTCCAGAATAA
- the hsp20 gene encoding archaeal heat shock protein Hsp20, with the protein MVWKRRRDRDDEWDRDFFNDDFFGFDIEREIRRMEEWMNRIMRDFGRGEIKGPYVYGFSMRIGPDGKPQIQEFGNVPRRFGIKEESMEDYREPIVDVMEDDKTVSITAEIPGVNKDDIELDLNDEDNVLTIKVDTPERKYYKEVELPAKVKPDSAKATYKNGILDVVFERAEPRKKKGKKIKVR; encoded by the coding sequence ATGGTGTGGAAGAGAAGAAGGGATAGGGACGACGAATGGGATAGGGATTTCTTCAATGATGATTTCTTTGGATTTGACATTGAGAGAGAGATAAGAAGAATGGAGGAGTGGATGAACCGCATAATGCGCGATTTTGGAAGGGGTGAGATCAAGGGTCCTTACGTTTATGGTTTTAGCATGCGCATAGGTCCTGATGGCAAGCCGCAGATACAGGAGTTTGGCAACGTGCCCCGCAGATTTGGCATAAAGGAGGAGAGCATGGAGGATTACCGGGAGCCCATTGTGGATGTTATGGAGGATGATAAGACTGTGAGCATAACAGCCGAGATACCAGGAGTGAACAAGGATGACATTGAACTGGATCTTAACGATGAGGATAACGTGCTCACAATAAAGGTTGATACTCCAGAGCGCAAGTACTACAAGGAAGTAGAACTTCCAGCCAAGGTCAAGCCAGATTCCGCCAAGGCAACGTACAAGAACGGAATACTTGATGTGGTGTTTGAGAGGGCTGAACCGAGAAAGAAGAAGGGCAAGAAGATAAAAGTAAGGTGA
- a CDS encoding FtsX-like permease family protein: MIAPLRYVISIRKRSKITILAIAIVIMFITSTYTIAYSFEVSNRELVERFHSQYYIISSSKNLLNSRVNHKGAIGAYVYLIPARIGNLSTYVVGIYDPHNVLGWAYGCNPGSIILGEYFHKRGDVGVTIKDETLKLKVLRTMRFEFFPDYWGVINYTVAREFQKEPNFIITDKYLEVDGLITQSMIKLGDFYYKSAEETYVDLVLLSLISVVAIYFFINALLEMEISENIRKIAIIRALGSTSHNISAIYFLRSLYIGAAGMIVGLSFGIVLSYMLPTILQFSGLLSSLSISIPSTMFLINLLLTVVGATLASIHPIRRAVGTGILEGMRRGAL, encoded by the coding sequence ATGATTGCTCCGTTGAGGTATGTTATTTCGATAAGAAAACGCTCAAAAATAACCATTCTTGCAATAGCCATTGTGATAATGTTCATTACATCAACCTATACCATTGCCTACAGTTTTGAAGTGAGCAACAGGGAACTTGTTGAGAGATTTCATTCACAATATTACATAATTTCTTCATCCAAAAATCTCCTCAATAGTCGTGTGAACCATAAGGGGGCTATTGGCGCCTATGTGTACCTCATTCCGGCCAGAATCGGAAATTTGAGCACCTATGTTGTGGGGATATACGATCCACATAATGTGCTTGGGTGGGCGTATGGATGCAATCCTGGGTCAATAATCTTGGGAGAGTACTTTCACAAAAGAGGTGATGTGGGTGTCACAATTAAAGATGAGACACTGAAATTAAAGGTTCTGAGAACTATGAGGTTTGAATTTTTTCCGGATTACTGGGGAGTTATAAACTATACGGTTGCCAGAGAGTTTCAAAAGGAGCCCAATTTTATTATCACGGATAAGTATCTGGAGGTGGATGGCTTAATAACACAGTCAATGATAAAACTTGGAGATTTTTATTACAAAAGCGCGGAGGAAACCTACGTAGATTTGGTTCTTTTATCCTTGATTTCTGTTGTGGCCATATATTTTTTCATAAACGCACTGCTTGAAATGGAGATAAGTGAAAACATAAGGAAAATAGCCATAATACGGGCTTTGGGATCCACATCTCATAACATATCTGCAATATATTTTCTGAGATCTCTGTATATAGGTGCAGCCGGAATGATTGTAGGCCTCTCCTTTGGGATAGTCCTATCCTACATGCTTCCAACAATTCTCCAGTTTTCCGGATTGCTCAGTTCTCTCAGTATATCCATTCCATCCACAATGTTTCTAATAAACCTCCTGCTCACCGTGGTTGGAGCCACTCTTGCATCCATTCATCCCATAAGAAGGGCAGTTGGAACGGGAATACTGGAGGGAATGAGGAGGGGGGCTCTGTGA
- a CDS encoding magnesium transporter: MSRHLVDIKMIRESFIALLMALIADSFAGMLLNRSIGVFNAIPGLLMILPALLDMRGNVYGAQISRLSSKLHLGEISGMKDKKVKINIISAIALAFTVSYIMIILTSGVFYFTKGIIIPVMIILTIILTNHFFTSSILTPVSAYIAVKSYEKKWNPDNIGVPIISAVGDFLVVFFMIFSALIVTWLPDILRYALLGVWVAYTLYVFFKTLKSHEGRRIYRESFIVLILVGLFELVTGTLWEDNKLPLLLLILPPFQETLGNIGSVLSARLSSFIYLGYIEPGIIPKGRRFLEDVVSTYVLAIIMASIVAALGFFYTMNFMVVVMIFVAGMLAATLLILISYYLTYLSIKLKMDPDNAVIPIITTLADIVGSGTMIFLYYIFF, from the coding sequence ATGAGCCGCCACCTCGTAGACATAAAGATGATTCGGGAAAGCTTCATTGCTCTTTTGATGGCACTTATAGCAGATAGTTTTGCAGGAATGCTTTTAAACAGATCCATAGGGGTATTCAACGCCATTCCAGGATTGCTGATGATTCTCCCAGCACTCTTGGATATGCGAGGGAACGTTTACGGTGCACAGATTTCAAGGTTAAGTTCCAAACTTCATCTTGGAGAAATCTCAGGAATGAAGGATAAAAAGGTGAAAATAAACATAATTTCTGCAATAGCACTGGCTTTCACGGTAAGCTATATTATGATCATCCTAACATCTGGAGTTTTCTATTTCACAAAGGGTATAATAATTCCTGTAATGATAATCCTCACAATAATACTCACAAACCACTTCTTTACATCATCCATTCTGACACCTGTATCTGCATACATAGCCGTGAAATCATACGAGAAAAAATGGAATCCGGATAACATCGGAGTACCAATAATTTCCGCAGTGGGGGACTTTCTCGTGGTATTTTTCATGATATTCAGCGCTCTCATAGTAACCTGGTTACCCGATATCCTCAGATACGCACTTCTGGGAGTGTGGGTTGCCTACACCCTTTACGTGTTTTTTAAAACATTAAAAAGCCATGAGGGAAGAAGAATATACAGGGAGAGTTTCATTGTGCTTATCCTTGTGGGTCTCTTTGAACTAGTTACTGGCACCCTGTGGGAGGATAACAAACTTCCCCTATTGCTTTTGATCCTGCCCCCCTTTCAAGAAACCCTTGGCAATATAGGCAGCGTTCTCTCCGCAAGGCTGTCATCCTTCATATATCTCGGATACATAGAACCCGGGATAATACCCAAGGGAAGAAGGTTTCTGGAAGATGTGGTTTCCACCTACGTTCTGGCCATAATCATGGCATCCATAGTTGCAGCACTCGGATTCTTCTATACAATGAACTTTATGGTTGTGGTCATGATATTCGTCGCCGGCATGCTCGCAGCCACACTGTTGATTCTCATATCCTACTACCTGACATACCTAAGCATAAAACTAAAAATGGATCCCGACAATGCAGTTATACCCATAATAACAACACTAGCAGATATTGTGGGCTCGGGAACAATGATATTCCTCTACTACATATTTTTCTAA